A stretch of DNA from Phycisphaerae bacterium:
GTGCGGCGGCCAAAGAAATAACAGGGTCCGGGTTTGACTGAGCGGGTGCGAAAAGGTATACTTGTTTTTGCAGTTCGAAAGTTGCGCGAGGCGAGCCGCCAATCTCGAAACCGCCGTCGCGCCGGACCGTCCGGGGGCCCCGGAGCAATGCGGGCTGGTCATTCGCCGCAGCCCGCTTAACGGACATTCTCAGGGATTTTTTCATGGATGAACAGCGGTACGCCGGTCAGCGGCTGGTTCAACTTGCCGCTCCCTACCTCGATCGGAAAGACCGGGTCGGCCTGGCTGCCGCCCTCGAAGGCGAGTGGTCTCCGGAATGCCTCGCCCTCCTGCTGGAAGATGACAATGAGGCGGTCGTCCGCGCGGCCGCTGTTAGCCTGGGAGTGGTTGGAAGCGGCAAGGCCGGTCCCTCCCTGATACATCTCTTGGGACACGAAAATCCCGACGTGGTCGAAGCGGCGGAAGACGCCCTGTGGTCGATCTGGTTCCGCGCCAAGGGTTCCTTGCCGCAGGCCGTGCTGGGCAAGATCGCCCAGGCCATCCGCAACGGCGAAACGGA
This window harbors:
- a CDS encoding tetratricopeptide repeat protein, translated to MDEQRYAGQRLVQLAAPYLDRKDRVGLAAALEGEWSPECLALLLEDDNEAVVRAAAVSLGVVGSGKAGPSLIHLLGHENPDVVEAAEDALWSIWFRAKGSLPQAVLGKIAQAIRNGETENVVPMLTELIRTQPTYAEAFHQRSQAHYLRGEYEEGLRDARRAYELNPLHFGALANIAHCYAAIGHYAEALKSYRDALALYPHQPLIRKAIRELRERVARTQLTGELMLVEAE